TTTTAGTTAAGAGGATGCCTAACCAAACTATCTATCTGCTTTTTTGCTGACATGCTTTCCCAGATTTTGCCCATCTTTTATAGTTACAAGgtaagaaaacacagaaaatccaAAGAAGAGCAGGGAAGCTCTCTCCCAAGGCCACACGCAGGGAGAGCCATGAGGAGACTACTTCCAAAGCAAGGGCAGCACTCACCTCTCCATGTTAACAGGAGGAGCGAGAACTTTGGCTGCTTCTGCAGAGCGCTTGCCTACAGAAGTCATGATATTTTCTCCTTCTGATTTCAGCTTGTCCACAAAGTTGTCCACCTCCTTCCCTTTAGCGCCGAGTTTCAAGGCTTTACTGGGACCTGAAGGCCTAAATAAAAGGTATAATAATCACCAAGTCAGCTGACAGCAATGGGTTTCCCCTTCAGGTTATCTTCAAATGCTGTAACTTGACCATCCCATCAACACAGCATTCAACTCGGCAGCCTTTTTGGGGGAGAACATGAATGGAACTAATCATCTTATGTGTAGGGTGCCAAGTTATAATTTAGATTTGGATACAGTTCCATGTATTATCAGGAGCTGGGACCACTTCTTCTCACACAAAATGGAAGCCCATTGTTCCTCCAAGAATCCAGAGAGACTATGGGGTGCTACTGTGGCATGTGGCACAAATGCTCCTCAATATTTACACAGATGAGGAACTCGTGTTAGACCCTCTGTTTGGGCACATGGTTTGAGCCAACGCTGACTCCAACATCTGCCACCTGCTGTCCCCCCTACCTGGCTGGCGCtggtgccactttgggcttctcgGTCTCAATAATGGTCTCTGTGATCATCGCCGTCGTTGTGCCCCCAGACACGGCCGAGCTGCCGAAGCCCCCGAACCCTGGTGCCTTCTTGCCGTGTCTCTCCGCATCCCTCCTGGCCTGCTGCAACTCCTTCGCTTTACGGCGCATCTCAGCTTTCGCTTCCCGTTCCTGGGTCTGAAGGAAAAGGTAAGAGGCTGATGGAGCTTTGCAGGtgccctgccctgcacaggaaTTAAGTGCAGTTGCCCACAAACCCcttgccaagaaaaaagaaacaagccaTGGGCATTTAGCCGTCAGAAAAGCTAAATAACTGCATGGTTCCACCAAAGTGAAGGAACGCCTCTGTATAGCAAAGGTGGTGTTTCCCAGACAGGGCACCTCATGTCTGGGTCGCAGGTGTCCCCGCTCACCTCTCTGACTGCTCGAAACACCTTTTCCTCATGCGAGTCCATCTCAGTGAAGGTCCGAATTTGTGCCAGATTTACATTCTCACGGTAGCCCAGGGCGACAATTTCATCAAAGGCAAAGATCAGGTCAAAGCAGTGTTCAGAGATCTCATTCTCTTCCAGAGCTCGACAATATTCAGGGATCTAGAAGGGGAGAACATTTTAAAGGAGTACCCACAAACAGTACTGTGTAAACACTTTCTTTCTACCATCCCAGAGGTCACAACTGTGCCAGACCTTCCCAAGCCCAGCACACCTTTACGCTGCTCTTTGTACCATTACATCGTCAAGAAACAAGATTAAGTTTTGCCATTGTTAGTTTTTCTACACTAAAATCCTTATAGGACCTCTCAGCTTCCTCATAACACTAACTCAAAGGAACCCAACTGCATGCTGGGGACAGCGAATTTCCTGAAAATCCTTTGGTTGTGTGAAGACACAAACTCGCTGCTTCAGGATCCCTGCATAGCAGCGCTGCACTTTCAACAGCCTCACACTGTACAGAGGATATTTAATGCTAAATCACAGTCAGCCCTTTGGTCTCACCAGCTGAAGTATGACTGATGATTTTTTTACGTGGAGTTCAAAACTACCACCAGAAGTTCAGAGCTTTCTGTCCAGCCAGGGCGGGAAGCAGGTGGAGGCAGGCAGCGCTCCCGCACCAGCTCAAAAACAGATCCTTGACAACAGCACCATTCTGGGCTATAGGCACATCACCAAGTGATGAATCCTTACCACTCTAGAGAAGAGTCGGAGTGTTTCCAGATCTTCCAGGATGTTGCTGTTTTTTGTGGTAATCAGCACCATGTAGAGCTTCTCCATGGGCTGGTAGACGTACCGCACGCTCTCTGTCTCCACAAATGTGTGCTGCTTCCCTGTGTTCATCAGCTTTGGGAATGCCGCCAGCAGCCCCTCGATGCGGGTGCGAGTCATCTCCACGAACTGCCGGGACACGATGGCCTTCCCTGCCTTTGTGCACACAGCGGCTGCCAACAGCACCTGGAGGAGGGCAGCGTGTGAGCCGGGCCTCCCGGTCCGTGCTCACGGAAAGGATCTCTTCGCACCACACTTCACCTGCACGCCCTCCCTTAAACAAGATCTTAAATCTTTCTCTGTGACCAAGAAATGAACTATGTCAAGAGCAGAGacatctctgcttttctctctccgtTTCACATTCTGTCCTGACATGATCCTgagagctctccctgctcctgtcaGGCAAACGATCATTCCAGATTTCACACACACCGAGGTGTAACATCCCCTGGAAACGTTAGGGGAGGCGCCAGGTTATCGACATTTCCATCAGGCTGCCCAAGCTTACAGCTACACACAGGAACGCTGTGAAATGTAACATCTCTCTCCAGTGCCAtatgcacagcacagccaggttAACGAAGCCCTGGCTATCACTTACAGCCCTTGAATGACTCCCGGGCAGCTCGCAGGCGTTAGCACACCGACAGAGCAGCAAGGCACTCACCAGCTGcactttctccttctctcaGTCTGCCCAGACTTCCTCCCTATATTTCTCTCTTACAGAAGTTAATTACCTTTGTCAAGATAACTCTGTTCTGCACTTCAGATCTTTTAAATCCGCAGCTGCTGTTATTGACAGAAAGTATCAGAAACCCTCAAACGTGGCAGTGCTGATCCCTGCCGCACCTCGGGTACAGTTTAGCTGTGACGGAGCCGTGTGCGG
This is a stretch of genomic DNA from Aphelocoma coerulescens isolate FSJ_1873_10779 chromosome 24, UR_Acoe_1.0, whole genome shotgun sequence. It encodes these proteins:
- the ARCN1 gene encoding coatomer subunit delta codes for the protein MVLLAAAVCTKAGKAIVSRQFVEMTRTRIEGLLAAFPKLMNTGKQHTFVETESVRYVYQPMEKLYMVLITTKNSNILEDLETLRLFSRVIPEYCRALEENEISEHCFDLIFAFDEIVALGYRENVNLAQIRTFTEMDSHEEKVFRAVRETQEREAKAEMRRKAKELQQARRDAERHGKKAPGFGGFGSSAVSGGTTTAMITETIIETEKPKVAPAPARPSGPSKALKLGAKGKEVDNFVDKLKSEGENIMTSVGKRSAEAAKVLAPPVNMESVHMKIEEKISLTCGRDGGLQNMELHGMIMLHISDEKFARIRLHVENEDKRGVQLQTHPNVDKKLFTTESQIGLKNPEKSFPINSDVGVLKWRLQTTEESFIPLTINCWPSESGNSCDVNIEYELQEESLELNDVIITIPLPSGVGAPVIGEIDGEYRHDSRRNLLEWCLPVIDAKNKSGSLEFSIAGQPNDFFPVQVSFISKKNYCNIQVTKVTQVDGNSPVRFSTETTFLVDKYEIL